Proteins encoded together in one Thermomonospora curvata DSM 43183 window:
- a CDS encoding N-6 DNA methylase, translated as MSKPPAQVTAAEISRIAGVTRATVSNWRRRHADFPAPVGGTEASPLYDLDAVRAWLKARGHASAANPIEELRTTLRAHGGDTARLLPLVLAAARLADGDLTELGGLPDADMASQVTDAVHRLAGALPGAEEVGYRTEEADVLRALLQCVRDEGAQTALDVLAERELEDSTSGGTYGTPPKLADLMARLLKPSGGPYPARVLDPACGGGTLLAAAARHGATFLAGQDSLPVQARRSTVRLLLAAPEAEVTVREGDSLRADAFSGVTVDGVLCNPPYGDRDWGHDELAYDPRWAYGLPARAESELAWVQHALAHLEPGGLAVMLLPPAVAARSSGRRVRGALLRGGAVRAVIALPPGAAVPLHIGLHVWVLQRPDPKAGPPEAVLFVDTAAVPESGRERRGPIDWEALSTAVLSAWRAFCENPAGFPAEPGRARAVAAIELLDEFVDLTPARHVRTAPQADPAATARRAARAVERLATATGALAEAGAPGQWPAAGEQARTWRTATVADLRRGGALTLHRTVHTSPDARVPAEHAGRAVLTGADLIAGRRAGGDPAELHSSDPVVIEVGDVLLPGVLGSGRPVARVADEKDAGCLLGLHVRLLRPDPARLDPWFLAGFLTAPGNIGRVAPGSSSLQLDARRLRVPLLPLEEQRRYGRAFRRLHELRSAARQAGEAAEEAAELLAEGLTSGALLPPGDDPA; from the coding sequence ATGTCGAAGCCACCCGCCCAGGTGACCGCCGCCGAGATCTCCCGGATCGCCGGGGTCACGCGCGCCACGGTCAGCAACTGGCGTCGCCGGCATGCCGACTTCCCGGCCCCGGTCGGCGGTACCGAGGCCAGCCCGCTGTACGACCTGGACGCCGTGCGGGCCTGGTTGAAGGCGCGCGGCCATGCGTCCGCGGCCAATCCCATCGAGGAGCTGCGCACCACGCTGCGCGCGCACGGCGGTGACACGGCACGGCTGCTGCCGCTGGTGCTCGCCGCCGCCCGGCTTGCGGACGGCGACCTCACAGAGCTGGGCGGGCTGCCCGATGCGGACATGGCCTCCCAGGTGACGGACGCGGTGCACCGGCTGGCGGGAGCGCTGCCCGGTGCGGAGGAGGTCGGCTACCGCACCGAAGAGGCAGACGTCCTGCGCGCGCTGCTGCAGTGCGTGCGGGACGAAGGCGCGCAGACGGCCTTGGACGTGCTGGCCGAACGGGAGCTGGAGGACAGCACCTCCGGCGGCACCTACGGCACTCCCCCAAAGCTGGCCGACCTGATGGCCCGCCTTCTCAAGCCGAGCGGCGGCCCCTACCCGGCGCGCGTGCTGGACCCGGCCTGCGGCGGCGGAACGCTGCTGGCCGCCGCGGCCCGGCACGGCGCCACGTTCCTGGCCGGTCAAGACAGCCTGCCGGTGCAGGCACGGCGCAGCACCGTACGGCTGCTATTGGCCGCACCCGAGGCGGAGGTGACGGTACGCGAAGGGGACAGCCTGCGCGCCGATGCCTTCTCCGGCGTCACGGTGGACGGCGTGCTGTGCAACCCGCCGTACGGGGACCGCGACTGGGGGCACGACGAGCTGGCCTACGACCCGCGCTGGGCCTACGGGCTGCCCGCGCGCGCCGAATCCGAACTGGCCTGGGTACAGCACGCCCTGGCGCATCTGGAGCCCGGCGGCCTGGCCGTGATGCTGCTGCCACCCGCCGTCGCCGCCCGCTCCTCCGGCCGCCGGGTGCGGGGGGCGCTGCTGCGCGGCGGCGCAGTGCGAGCGGTGATCGCGCTGCCGCCCGGGGCAGCCGTCCCGCTGCACATCGGCCTGCACGTGTGGGTGCTGCAGCGCCCCGACCCGAAGGCCGGGCCACCGGAGGCGGTGCTGTTCGTCGATACGGCCGCCGTGCCGGAGAGCGGCCGGGAACGGCGCGGCCCCATCGACTGGGAGGCGCTGAGCACTGCCGTGCTGTCCGCCTGGCGGGCGTTCTGCGAGAACCCGGCGGGTTTCCCGGCCGAGCCGGGCCGGGCGCGGGCCGTGGCCGCCATCGAGCTGCTGGACGAGTTCGTGGACCTCACCCCCGCCCGCCACGTCCGCACCGCGCCACAGGCTGACCCAGCCGCCACCGCCCGCCGGGCCGCCCGCGCAGTGGAACGCCTGGCCACGGCGACCGGGGCACTGGCCGAAGCGGGCGCGCCGGGCCAGTGGCCGGCGGCGGGCGAGCAAGCGCGCACCTGGCGCACCGCCACGGTCGCCGACCTCAGGCGCGGCGGCGCCCTCACCCTGCACCGCACCGTCCACACCTCCCCGGACGCCCGCGTCCCGGCCGAGCACGCCGGACGGGCCGTGCTCACCGGAGCGGACCTGATCGCCGGACGCCGGGCCGGCGGCGACCCCGCCGAGCTGCACTCGTCCGACCCGGTGGTGATCGAGGTCGGTGATGTGCTGCTGCCCGGGGTGCTCGGGTCCGGCCGGCCGGTCGCCCGGGTGGCCGACGAGAAGGACGCCGGGTGCCTGCTGGGCCTGCACGTGCGCCTGCTCCGCCCGGACCCCGCCCGGCTGGACCCGTGGTTCCTGGCCGGTTTCCTCACCGCCCCCGGCAACATCGGCCGTGTCGCCCCCGGCAGCTCGTCCCTGCAACTGGACGCCCGCCGGTTGCGGGTGCCGCTGCTGCCGCTGGAGGAGCAGCGCCGCTACGGCCGCGCCTTCCGGCGGCTGCACGAACTGCGAAGTGCGGCCCGGCAGGCCGGGGAGGCGGCCGAGGAGGCCGCGGAGCTGCTGGCGGAGGGCCTCACCTCTGGAGCGCTGCTGCCGCCGGGTGACGATCCCGCATGA
- a CDS encoding DUF397 domain-containing protein — MAHGLKWRKSAHSATNGGVCLEPARTAHKVAVRDSRTRTAES, encoded by the coding sequence ATGGCCCATGGGCTGAAGTGGCGTAAGTCTGCTCACAGCGCTACTAACGGCGGAGTGTGCCTTGAGCCGGCACGCACCGCACACAAGGTGGCCGTGCGAGACTCCAGAACCCGGACGGCGGAATCCTGA
- a CDS encoding PASTA domain-containing protein, translating into MPPKRSATITVRRGVAVFALGLTAFVSCGIGGAVTAGDTQQAGSASGASAEPKPRVTVTVTKTVTAAPQKDGAGSARPAAGDEDDRVELPDVVGKNGAIARDILERAGFKNIDYSSADPNGASVVLLPVNWRVVKQEPAAGKKVDPTALVVLTVVKASS; encoded by the coding sequence GTGCCGCCCAAGCGCTCGGCGACGATCACGGTGCGGCGCGGCGTCGCCGTCTTCGCTCTCGGCCTGACCGCCTTCGTCTCCTGCGGGATCGGCGGTGCCGTCACTGCCGGTGACACCCAGCAGGCAGGTTCGGCGTCCGGGGCGAGCGCCGAGCCGAAGCCCCGCGTCACCGTCACGGTCACGAAGACCGTCACCGCCGCGCCCCAGAAGGACGGCGCAGGCTCCGCCCGGCCCGCCGCCGGCGATGAGGATGACAGGGTCGAGCTGCCCGATGTCGTCGGCAAGAACGGCGCCATCGCCCGCGACATCCTCGAGCGGGCCGGGTTCAAGAACATCGACTATTCCTCGGCCGACCCGAACGGCGCCAGCGTGGTGCTTCTGCCGGTGAACTGGCGGGTCGTCAAGCAGGAGCCCGCCGCGGGCAAGAAGGTGGACCCCACGGCCCTGGTCGTGCTGACCGTGGTCAAGGCGTCGAGCTGA
- a CDS encoding serine/threonine protein kinase, which yields MHSDLYSLGCVLHELLTGRRPFSGATVFALARQHEELESTLLRELRPDADPALERLVLDLLENVPTAAPPTETPPPDKNRPQQAADLLSRQVEKSGCSLGFDHARTLDVRLELADVLCEGGEYQRAASAYQGLVGDLAACHGRDSEPVLRCRLQEATCHAVLGETGVALREMEALLADQRRILGEDDERTLDLRRQIGMLHMGAGDTAQAHRVLSDLLTDIEHLHGPSHSLAEGVHNLLSDLSGDSGW from the coding sequence GTGCACAGCGACCTGTACTCGCTGGGATGCGTGCTGCACGAACTGCTCACCGGCAGGCGGCCGTTCTCCGGCGCCACGGTGTTCGCCTTGGCCCGCCAGCACGAGGAGCTCGAGTCCACCCTGCTGCGGGAGCTACGGCCCGACGCCGACCCCGCCCTGGAACGCCTGGTGCTGGACCTGCTGGAAAACGTCCCGACCGCCGCTCCGCCCACCGAGACCCCGCCGCCGGACAAGAACAGGCCGCAGCAGGCCGCCGATCTGCTGTCCCGCCAGGTCGAAAAGTCCGGATGCTCCCTTGGCTTCGACCACGCGCGGACGCTGGATGTGCGGCTGGAACTGGCCGACGTGTTGTGCGAGGGCGGCGAGTACCAGCGGGCCGCCTCCGCCTACCAAGGTCTGGTGGGCGACCTGGCCGCCTGCCACGGCCGGGATTCCGAGCCGGTGCTGCGCTGCCGGTTGCAGGAAGCCACCTGCCATGCCGTGCTCGGCGAGACCGGAGTGGCGCTGCGGGAGATGGAGGCACTGCTGGCCGACCAGCGCCGTATCCTCGGCGAGGACGACGAACGCACCCTGGATCTGCGCCGCCAGATCGGCATGCTGCACATGGGCGCGGGCGACACCGCCCAGGCCCACCGCGTCCTATCAGACCTGCTGACCGACATCGAACACCTGCACGGCCCCAGCCACTCCTTGGCCGAGGGAGTCCACAACCTCCTCAGTGACCTGTCCGGCGACTCCGGGTGGTGA
- a CDS encoding DUF397 domain-containing protein has translation MGNVMHWRKSSHSGNGGADCVELARTPREVAARDSKNPHGAILKFSPEAFGAFLSDIKSGKYDHRH, from the coding sequence ATGGGCAACGTGATGCACTGGCGTAAGTCCAGCCACAGTGGCAACGGCGGAGCGGACTGTGTCGAGCTGGCCCGCACCCCCCGCGAAGTGGCCGCCCGGGACTCCAAGAACCCTCACGGCGCGATCCTCAAGTTCTCCCCGGAGGCGTTCGGCGCTTTCCTGTCGGACATCAAGTCCGGCAAGTACGACCACCGCCACTGA
- a CDS encoding type I restriction-modification system subunit M N-terminal domain-containing protein codes for MRPGRPGRRPRRPRSCWRRASPLERCCRRVTIPHDHHRLPGAFTRLTVIAPPAEALSKEPLNTSKHTELTNHAWPVADLLRGDYRQSDYGKVILPFTVLRLLGHTLPAATGSTSRRSTHL; via the coding sequence GTGCGGCCCGGCAGGCCGGGGAGGCGGCCGAGGAGGCCGCGGAGCTGCTGGCGGAGGGCCTCACCTCTGGAGCGCTGCTGCCGCCGGGTGACGATCCCGCATGACCACCATCGCCTGCCCGGTGCGTTCACCAGACTGACAGTCATCGCCCCACCTGCCGAAGCCCTCAGCAAGGAACCCCTGAACACCAGCAAGCACACAGAGCTGACCAACCACGCCTGGCCCGTTGCAGATCTGCTGCGCGGCGACTACAGACAATCCGACTACGGCAAGGTGATCTTGCCGTTCACCGTGTTGCGGCTGCTGGGTCACACCCTCCCTGCGGCAACGGGGTCCACCTCCAGGCGTAGCACCCATCTATAG
- a CDS encoding ATP-binding protein — protein MPLPAVLPVPVEPIPSMYWRRSFPGRAGQVRAARAFAACLLADFPPLDDVLLVLDELAVNALRHTRSGLPGGRFIVEVRRDCTGVTVSVTDQGGPTDPRVRRVTDASDPSSLAESGRGLLTVEALATAWSWTGTRASRTVHAAFAAPDARC, from the coding sequence ATGCCACTGCCCGCCGTCCTCCCCGTCCCCGTCGAGCCCATCCCGTCCATGTACTGGCGGCGCTCCTTCCCCGGCCGGGCCGGTCAGGTCCGCGCCGCCAGAGCCTTCGCCGCCTGCCTGCTGGCCGACTTCCCACCCCTGGACGACGTCCTGCTGGTGCTGGACGAACTGGCCGTCAACGCGTTGCGCCACACCCGCTCCGGCCTGCCCGGCGGCCGCTTCATCGTGGAAGTCCGCCGCGACTGCACCGGCGTGACCGTCTCCGTCACCGACCAAGGCGGCCCCACCGACCCGCGCGTCCGCCGCGTCACCGACGCCTCCGACCCGTCCTCCCTGGCCGAGTCCGGCCGCGGCCTCCTCACCGTCGAGGCCTTGGCCACCGCTTGGTCCTGGACCGGCACCCGCGCCTCCCGCACCGTCCACGCCGCCTTCGCCGCCCCGGACGCCCGCTGCTGA
- a CDS encoding DEAD/DEAH box helicase: MPQLAFANGFFEEYERLEKPVRRGVREAMAKFQKLSQAELAADKGLRLEALQNARDRRIRTIRINDFWRGVVLAPDDGSGTYLLLKVLPHDKAIEWARKRVVTVNSVTRGLEIRNVEAIEQLTPIFQQAADRAPKLLFTDHSDAVLRDLGIDEDVLPAVRTIIDLDQLQAFSKLFPEDQYEVLWWLAQGFTPQEVWNQVVAVRRPADAPAESGTEDLATAIANTPSRIALVSGPEELEDILTKPFSAWRIFLHPSQRRIAYKPSYAGPAQVSGGPGTGKTVVALHRVKHLLSLPGDGRILLTTFTNALADSLRENLALLVDDEQALQRVDVTTVNALAMQVVAEHGPVPQLVSENDYHSRKRWQKIAKSLGLPWNEHFLMLEYRHVILAQGITSLEEYLRASRAGRGVALRAAQREQVWRAVAEFERQLAADGRCTHLQLCLRAAELLAADGPRYRHVVVDEAQDLHPAQWRVLRNAVAEQSDDLFIAGDPHQRIYDTRVSLRSLGINVSGRSARLRLNYRSTQEILTWAAGIMTGERVEALDEGIDTLADYRSRLRGSRPVLVSAGTQPEELDALVEKVRQWLEAGVEPSDIAVAARFREFGSRAADRLKDAGIPVVLLKDGPDPSAEGVRIATMHAMKGLEFRCVAVIGVTERALPLQAAVTPAEIDRVQHEIDMLAERSLLFVACTRAREELYVSWHGTPSPLLP; encoded by the coding sequence TTGCCGCAACTCGCCTTCGCCAACGGGTTCTTCGAGGAGTACGAGCGTCTGGAGAAGCCGGTCAGGCGGGGCGTGCGGGAGGCGATGGCCAAGTTCCAAAAGCTCAGCCAGGCCGAGCTCGCCGCCGACAAAGGGCTGCGGCTGGAGGCGCTGCAGAACGCCCGGGACCGGCGGATCCGCACCATCCGCATCAACGACTTCTGGCGCGGCGTCGTCCTGGCACCCGACGACGGCAGCGGCACCTACCTGCTGCTGAAGGTGCTGCCGCACGACAAGGCGATCGAATGGGCCCGCAAACGGGTCGTCACCGTCAACTCCGTCACCCGTGGGCTGGAGATCCGCAACGTCGAGGCGATCGAGCAGCTCACCCCGATCTTCCAGCAGGCCGCCGACCGGGCCCCCAAGCTGCTGTTCACCGACCACTCGGACGCCGTGCTGCGCGACCTGGGCATCGACGAGGACGTGCTCCCGGCCGTCCGCACCATCATCGACCTCGACCAGCTCCAGGCCTTCTCCAAGCTCTTCCCCGAAGACCAGTACGAGGTGCTGTGGTGGCTGGCCCAGGGCTTCACCCCCCAGGAGGTGTGGAACCAGGTCGTGGCGGTCCGCCGTCCCGCCGACGCGCCGGCCGAAAGCGGCACCGAGGACCTGGCCACTGCGATCGCCAACACCCCCAGCCGGATCGCGCTCGTCTCCGGCCCCGAGGAGCTGGAGGACATCCTCACCAAGCCGTTCAGCGCCTGGCGGATCTTCCTGCACCCCTCCCAGCGGCGCATCGCCTACAAACCCAGTTACGCCGGCCCCGCCCAGGTCTCCGGCGGACCCGGCACCGGCAAGACCGTGGTGGCGCTGCACCGGGTCAAGCACCTGCTGAGCCTCCCCGGCGACGGTCGGATCCTGCTCACCACGTTCACCAACGCCCTGGCCGACTCGCTGCGGGAGAACCTGGCGCTGCTGGTGGACGACGAGCAGGCCCTGCAGCGGGTGGACGTCACCACCGTCAACGCCCTGGCCATGCAGGTGGTGGCCGAGCACGGGCCGGTGCCCCAGCTGGTGTCCGAGAACGACTACCACTCCCGCAAACGCTGGCAGAAGATCGCCAAGTCGCTCGGCCTGCCGTGGAACGAGCACTTCCTGATGCTGGAGTACCGCCACGTCATCCTCGCCCAGGGCATCACCTCCCTGGAGGAGTACCTGCGGGCCTCCCGCGCCGGACGGGGAGTGGCGCTGCGCGCCGCCCAGCGGGAACAGGTGTGGCGGGCCGTCGCCGAGTTCGAACGGCAACTGGCCGCCGACGGCCGCTGCACCCACCTGCAGCTATGCCTGCGGGCGGCCGAGCTGCTGGCCGCCGACGGCCCCCGCTACCGGCATGTGGTGGTGGACGAGGCCCAGGACCTGCACCCGGCGCAGTGGCGGGTGCTGCGCAACGCCGTCGCCGAGCAAAGCGATGACCTGTTCATCGCCGGTGACCCCCACCAGCGCATCTACGACACCCGGGTGTCGCTGCGCTCCCTCGGCATCAACGTCTCCGGCCGGTCGGCGCGGCTGCGCCTCAACTACCGCAGCACCCAGGAGATCCTCACCTGGGCGGCGGGCATCATGACCGGAGAGCGCGTCGAAGCCCTGGACGAGGGCATCGACACGTTGGCCGACTACCGTTCCCGACTGCGCGGCAGCCGGCCCGTCCTGGTCTCCGCCGGCACCCAGCCGGAGGAGCTGGACGCCCTGGTCGAGAAGGTTCGCCAGTGGCTGGAGGCGGGGGTTGAGCCGTCCGACATCGCGGTGGCCGCCCGGTTCCGCGAGTTCGGCAGCCGCGCCGCCGACCGCCTCAAGGACGCCGGCATCCCGGTGGTGCTGCTCAAAGACGGCCCCGACCCCTCGGCGGAAGGCGTGCGGATCGCCACCATGCACGCGATGAAAGGCCTGGAGTTCCGCTGCGTGGCCGTCATCGGCGTCACCGAACGAGCCCTGCCCTTGCAGGCCGCCGTCACCCCCGCCGAGATCGACCGCGTCCAGCACGAGATCGACATGCTCGCCGAACGCTCTCTGCTCTTCGTCGCCTGCACCCGCGCCCGCGAAGAGCTTTACGTCTCCTGGCACGGCACCCCCAGCCCGCTGCTGCCCTGA
- a CDS encoding helix-turn-helix domain-containing protein codes for MTPRLFLAREIRRAREAKGISRVELAQSVFVSESLVRAWESGRRIPHPDHLTRVEGILGTGGLFTRMREDLVQNEPLPEYMGRWREIEEGATSMLWYQPLLIPGLLQTEEYARAVFTNSGRQTGDVEEQVQVRLDRQKVLTPEHSLMFVAILDETLLYRPIGGAKTMHDQLVKVLERSEQPNVRIQIVSQEVGAYPGLAGGFAIAAMNGNEYAYVDDAFSGDVLEHPEDVATIKRIWETLRAEALPVKQSVALLAKAVERWAT; via the coding sequence ATGACGCCCCGGCTGTTCCTCGCCCGAGAGATAAGACGGGCACGCGAGGCAAAAGGGATAAGCAGGGTCGAACTTGCACAATCTGTATTCGTTTCTGAATCGCTGGTGCGCGCCTGGGAGTCGGGACGGCGCATTCCGCACCCCGACCACCTGACGAGGGTCGAGGGCATCCTGGGGACCGGCGGTCTCTTCACCCGGATGCGGGAAGATCTCGTTCAGAACGAGCCGCTCCCGGAGTACATGGGGCGCTGGCGGGAGATCGAAGAAGGAGCGACGTCAATGCTGTGGTACCAGCCGCTCCTCATCCCCGGCCTGCTCCAGACCGAGGAGTACGCCCGCGCCGTCTTCACCAACTCCGGCAGGCAGACCGGCGACGTGGAAGAGCAGGTGCAGGTGCGTCTGGATCGGCAGAAGGTCCTCACCCCTGAGCACTCCCTCATGTTCGTCGCCATCCTCGACGAGACGCTTCTGTACCGCCCGATAGGCGGCGCCAAGACGATGCACGATCAGCTCGTCAAGGTGCTGGAGCGCAGCGAGCAGCCCAATGTGAGGATCCAGATCGTCTCACAAGAGGTCGGAGCCTACCCCGGCCTGGCCGGAGGCTTCGCCATCGCCGCGATGAACGGCAACGAGTACGCCTACGTGGACGACGCATTCAGCGGCGACGTACTGGAACACCCAGAGGACGTGGCTACCATAAAGCGCATCTGGGAAACACTCCGCGCGGAAGCCCTCCCAGTGAAGCAATCGGTTGCGCTACTGGCAAAGGCGGTTGAGAGATGGGCAACGTGA
- a CDS encoding DUF4352 domain-containing protein: MPEVSERLLRRAVKCVVAGAAVVLVAACGSQEEARRAAPAPARPIQEIGGVYDASPTPAPFPNPTLPQVQVGETGRAGDLELSVEEAKAATTARKLFSGVHRAQGRFVIVPVTMKNLGKEPFSMLEFMEATLTDVSGATYNQAREVASDQSIRGTSNFNWEINPSSKGKVVLVFDLPKEVQPSFITVEGIATIRF, translated from the coding sequence ATGCCTGAAGTGAGTGAACGCCTGCTCCGCCGTGCGGTGAAGTGCGTCGTCGCCGGGGCGGCCGTGGTGCTGGTCGCCGCCTGCGGGTCACAGGAGGAGGCGAGGCGGGCGGCCCCCGCTCCGGCCAGACCGATCCAGGAGATCGGCGGAGTCTACGACGCCTCCCCGACCCCCGCCCCCTTCCCGAACCCCACGCTCCCGCAAGTACAGGTCGGGGAGACGGGACGAGCAGGGGACCTGGAACTCTCAGTAGAGGAGGCCAAGGCCGCGACCACGGCGCGGAAGCTGTTCAGCGGCGTGCACCGCGCCCAGGGCAGGTTCGTGATCGTCCCGGTGACGATGAAGAACCTCGGCAAGGAGCCCTTCTCCATGCTGGAGTTCATGGAGGCGACGCTGACGGACGTCTCCGGGGCGACCTACAACCAGGCCCGGGAGGTGGCGAGCGACCAGAGCATCCGCGGCACCTCCAACTTCAACTGGGAGATCAACCCCTCCAGTAAGGGCAAGGTCGTGCTCGTCTTCGACCTGCCGAAGGAGGTTCAGCCGAGCTTCATCACCGTCGAGGGCATCGCCACCATTCGTTTCTGA
- a CDS encoding RES family NAD+ phosphorylase produces the protein MPPATPPEHYCPTPYLYTLPAGSRLWRVHKKERKPTDFNPRPARIKREGGRFDGTTADPYPYYYAALDADVALVETFLRDLPFTHEGNRLIVQKKVRGRRISAVETTMDLSLVDLLSGEALAAVAQDTWLIHALPEHYHLTRQWASWIREHAPQAQGMIWPSKREGAQPALVLFGDEGRCPPDALRVVPDAGADFDDPAGFAWLNERLAPYRAHVMPPASGLPSAS, from the coding sequence ATGCCTCCTGCCACCCCTCCCGAGCACTACTGCCCCACCCCGTACCTGTACACGCTGCCCGCCGGCAGCCGGCTGTGGCGGGTGCACAAGAAGGAAAGGAAACCCACCGACTTCAACCCCAGGCCGGCCCGCATCAAGAGAGAAGGCGGCCGGTTCGACGGCACCACCGCCGACCCCTACCCCTACTACTACGCCGCCTTGGACGCCGATGTCGCGCTGGTCGAGACTTTTCTGCGCGACCTTCCCTTCACCCACGAAGGGAACCGACTCATCGTGCAGAAGAAGGTCCGCGGTCGCCGCATCAGCGCCGTCGAGACCACCATGGACCTGAGCCTGGTGGATCTGCTGTCAGGGGAGGCATTGGCGGCGGTGGCCCAGGACACCTGGCTGATCCATGCCCTGCCCGAGCACTACCACCTCACCCGCCAGTGGGCGAGCTGGATCCGAGAGCACGCCCCGCAGGCCCAGGGCATGATCTGGCCGTCCAAGCGCGAGGGCGCCCAACCGGCCCTCGTGCTATTCGGTGACGAGGGCCGCTGCCCGCCCGATGCCTTGCGCGTCGTCCCGGACGCCGGAGCGGACTTCGACGACCCGGCCGGGTTCGCCTGGCTCAACGAACGACTCGCTCCCTACCGCGCCCATGTCATGCCCCCTGCCTCCGGCCTGCCCTCAGCTTCATGA